The DNA window TAAATTCCTAATTCCTTTTTTCAATAAAATTAATTTCACTTTAATACATAATCATTTGACACTGTTTTCTCCCCGCCGTATAATAAACGTAACAATTCAGACATGATGTATTCCGCGGTGTATTTTCACGTTTTTTTGCGAAAACCCCAGGTTGTGCGGCGCGGCGCAACGAAAAGTGCGCGATGCGGACTTTTCATTACAATCAACGGTGTTTTTCACCGTTTCCGGGTATCATTTTATTACAGTTTGACCGAAGGATGAACTGTAACTAATAAACACAAGAATATCCCATGGAGGTATCGATTATGGAAAATAATATTATCGACACGATCACCCAGATTAAAGATGTACTGCCTAAAAAGCAGAGAACCTTATGCAATTTTATTGTTTTAAATTATATAGATGCGGGTATGATGACTGTGGCGGAACTGGCCGAACACTCCGGCGTGGGACCTACCACGGTAATGCGGCTTGTAAAAACGCTTCAGTTTGACAGCTACAGTGATTTTCGCCGTGCACTTCTGAATGTTTCCCTGAAAAACAATGCATCTTCCTACATTGGGATTAAAAACAGCTTTCAGACCGTATCCAGCCACTCGGATTCCGATATTTTACACACGCTCTGGTTTGACACCACCCATACGGTTGAAAATTTTATAACACCTAAGAATATCGAGCAGATCGATAAAGCCCTCTCCCTGATGATGCAGAGTTCCCGCATTAATTTGCTGGGCTTGCGCTCTTCCCGGACAGCTTCGCTTTATCTGGAGTCGGCAATCGACCGTTTTTATCCTCATGTGAGACAGCTCAGCGACGAAAGTGAATTTTTATACGATAAAATATTCCGCCTGACGCCGGAAGAAGATGTGATCGTGATCTTCTCGGCCTGGCCCTGTACGAAGCGCACCATCGACGCCTCGGCCGTATGCCGGGACAAAGGCATACCGATTATCCTGATTACCAATACTTCCCTGAATCCGATTGCCAGGTATGCTGATATCATGATTGATACAAATTCGGTAAA is part of the [Clostridium] symbiosum genome and encodes:
- a CDS encoding MurR/RpiR family transcriptional regulator produces the protein MENNIIDTITQIKDVLPKKQRTLCNFIVLNYIDAGMMTVAELAEHSGVGPTTVMRLVKTLQFDSYSDFRRALLNVSLKNNASSYIGIKNSFQTVSSHSDSDILHTLWFDTTHTVENFITPKNIEQIDKALSLMMQSSRINLLGLRSSRTASLYLESAIDRFYPHVRQLSDESEFLYDKIFRLTPEEDVIVIFSAWPCTKRTIDASAVCRDKGIPIILITNTSLNPIARYADIMIDTNSVNAGCGILPFMFIAEALTAGLVRRLGPDSMKILEELETELEKVDIFIR